GTCATAGAGGCGTTGAACTGAGAACAAAGTCGCATCtagaaaaaagcaaagacaGCAGAAGCATCCGTAAAGACACCAGCTGGTATGACTTCAAGGAAGGCTTCTGAAGTTCAAACTGTCCCGAGGCGTGCCACTTCTACGCAATCGTCTAAGCCAGGGTCCAAAACCGTATCTTCACCAGCGCGTGCTCGGCCGGGAGCAACTTCTACACTCAAAGAGGGAGGCTCTGTCACAACACCGAAGCGACCTACAGCTTCGAAAGTGTTATCCCCCATTCGAGATCCTTTGGGGAACAGTGCTAGCGGAGCAGGAGGAACAATAGCAAGTTGTACATCTTTCACTGTTGCTGAGAAAAGTACTAATTTTTGATCAGGCCAACTTGATGACCTTTCTGCTCATAGGAGAGACAAAACTGTTACCACACCAAGAAGACCGTCGTCGAAATCATCACCTACTAAAGCTCGTTCCGGCATTGGCGAACGCAAGTTGTCAATGAAATCCGACATCACAGAGAATCCAAGGAGAGCGCGGACCCTCCcttcctcgacctcgactTCTGCGCTAACTCATCGTAAACCATCTTCAAGTAGCATCACGGCGTCAGCCTCAGCAAGCGACCGTCTTGGAACTTACCCTACAGCGGGAAGAAGTCCCACGCAAAGGGCGCGCGCTATATCTTCAGCCTCTCGAGCTCCGGATCCCTCTGACACCATCTCTGGCATCTCGCCAAAATCTGCAACCGCCACGTCGACTACGACAGGGACAATAACAACATCATCTCGTCCTTCCTCTGCATCGTCTCTTACTAGCAGATTTACGCGCGAGGGCACAGGATCCCCCACGAAGTCAAGCAAGCCCAACGCCTATCTGCGCTCAGAACCGAGCAGGACACCGTCGCCTGACCTGCCGGACATCCACCTCGAACCTGTCACCCCCGTACCTGCACACaagcaaaagaagaaaaatttGGGGGTTCTTGGGCTGGGGACTCCTGAAGTTGATCGGTGGATTCAAGCTGGGAAGGTGGAAAAGAGAGGAAATACGAGGGACacaagagggaaaggaaaggtcGTCGGGTTccaagacgaggaagaggaggatgtggaaaAACCAAACGGCTTGAATGAAGACGACGCCATGATCAAGGAGCGAGAGCGAACACTGTCAATGCAGATCTCGCCACGTCGCCCACTTCCAGGCGGTTCTGGCGGTGGCTCAAACGCCGCAGACTCATGGTCAGCGAGTACTTCAGTTCCTAACCCTCTTAATGCTGCAGGTACAGGAGCTAGTGGATCTGGCTCGTCAGCGGCGCAGGAGTTGCTCAAGACGATCGTCCAAGATGTCATGTACGATTTTCGGCAAGAAACCAAGGCGGAGATGATGGGTCTGCATTTAGACTTGTTGAGGATGGGCAGGGGTTGGAAAAATGAGCTACGAATGCTCATGGACGAGTATGTGGGTGATTTGAGAGAGCTGAGGGAAGAGAATCAGCGGTTAAGGCTTGAAAACGAGAGATTGAGGAGGGGCTATTAATTGTATGTCTTGCTTTCTGTGTTTTTGTAATCGTGTGCTTTGATTATTTATCCATGTTGTATTTTTGTTACGGTTTTCACCGTGTTCCATATGATTGTGGTGTGCTAGTGAATACATTTTCCTGGAAGCGGTTTGTAAATCCTTCATCGCAGGATCAGGAATGACTGTCGAATGCGTCGAACGCTGGTGGGATTCGTAGTAACGGCGCTATGATTTAGTGTGGGTCCCCTTAAAGTACTTGACCTACGACTCGGAAAAATGCCAGATGAAAGCAGggaaaggaagagaaagatcGTAGTGATGGAGTACGGAGTCTCCAGGTTCTTTTTCCTCCGAGGTCTTTCTCAAGAGTAAATTTCCTTTTTTGGCTATTAGGGTCGGACTTCAGACTTCTTCACGATTTTGCATAATCATCCTCCGTTAATTCGTCAGTCTCAAAGTTCCCATCTTTGTAACTGCAATTTGTCTGTCTTACATGACCTGCGGATGTTGACCACTGCCGACGAGATGGCTTAGTACTACTAATAGTACTACATGTTGTGCTCTTGCTAAAACTTCCAGCCCCCTGCAAGCCCCATAACATCGTGAGGGTCCACTCTATTTTTCAGTGCACGGAGAGCTGGGACATTCCGTCcgtatatcttttctatcgGAGTTCCAGCCAATCCATAGTTAGGATAGATAGGGGCGTTGACGACCTGAATCTGCCCCTCAGCAATTGCGGCTTGCTGAATATGTGCCGCGCTAGCAATAGCAGCTGCATGCATATCCGCATCAAAATCCGACGAGTTCCATGCATATGCCATCTCAAACGGCTGGGAGAATAGTTTGCGTGAAGGAGGGTATGCTGTCGGGTCAGGATTGTGAGAATAGATGGACGGTTGGAACATTTCCATCGAGTAAGATATGGTGATTGCACTTTTGCTGGCTAATACTGGTCCCCAGAACTGAGATAATGTCAGATAAATGGCATTCATGTCTTAAACGATGGACACTGTACCTTGGTTTCATTGACGAGCACATGCGAAAGATTAGCGGTCAGATTTAGGACGGGGAACCCGTTAAAGAAGGTCCTGAAAGTTTTGGTTCAGAAACCTTAATTATTGGCAGTATGGATTATTTTATAACCCACCGAACACCGCCAGACGCATCGGTCGGGCTTGCCTGTATGAGAGATAAAAAGCTTCGTGTAGAAATATCGCTTTCAAAAACTGGAGGGCGCAGGAAAGCGTCGAACATCCCCGGAGGTGGTGTAGGTCCGTTATAGAAGAGAAGTTGTGATACAGCAATCTAAAACAGCTGAATAATTTCCAATCTACATACTATTTCATTCTTACCTGTTGCAGGCTAGGTAGGTAATTCCAAGCCATAACAATTGAAGCTTTTGGATCTGTGACAGTCGCCTGGAAGTTCACGATGGCTGCCTCAAGGTCGGGTACAGAAGCCTCCAAGTTGGCCACAAACCCTCCCTATAACATAACAAATTGAAAACTACGTTCTTAACATTTGAATTGATCACGACTCACCCAAACCTGCCCTTGCGGAAACGTCTTTAATGTAAATTTGGTCACTATTCCCTGTTGCGTATGAGCATCAGAGACGGGGTAGTGGTTAGATTAAATAATTCACTGACAAAGTTATTCATTCCACCCTTTAATCCGAAGAAAAGTTTGGGATCTGATGCCTTGGTAACAATAGCAACTCTTCCATCTGGCTTAACAAGTTCAAACGCGATGATATTATCAATCGCCAGCCCATGCTCATTTGATTGCCAGGAATAGCCTTTTTTACAAATCAATAGGTGCCTAGTCCGTGTGTAGAGTTTGCTCACCTCCTCCTAACAGGAATCCACCAATACCAATACCCGTCACTCTGGCACCTAATGCGGAGACCCCAAACGGCTCAAGAGCGGCGTAGACATCATCCCATACAAGCCCAGGTCCGACGTCCACCGTGGCTGATGTAGCATTGTATGTAATCCCTTTAAACCGGGTGAGAGAGATATGAACACCAGTCGTCGACGAAAACCCTTTGTTAGTAGCATGACCACCGCTCTTGATCTAAAGAAGGTTTATTTATGCAGTGCGTAACTTATAGCATAACGGCGATATGTTTCGTACCGCAAATGGGGTCCTCGTCTTTCCTAAAATTACGAGCTTGCAATAATGGATTCATTATTCCAATCCATAGAAACAAAAAACGATGAAATGCTCTCACTATTTTGCCAACATCTGTAGGATTGGTAGGCTCAACAACGCATTTTGAAAGCTGCGTGCTAGATGTTGCCCAGTGAGCAATTCCAGAGTCATATTCCGGGTCTCCTacaccaaaaaaatgaatgaaaatgatggcCGAGAAAGGTGGAGTCATACCGGGATAAAACACGGAGTCTGTGGTAGAAAGTGATTGTGCAATGGTCTTGCATACCCTATCTAGAGTTTGTGATGAAGTACTTCCCGCAGCTCCGAGTCGAAAAAGTAGGAGCAAGTTGAAGGCTAGGAGTTTCATGATCGAATGAGATTAGAGCATAACAAGCTTCTCCCTTTATAAAACAGCAACCAGGGTGGCTACACCTCCATCCACAAAGATTGAGAGTCCGCATGGCTTCAGAATGTCAAACTTGGGAAGACATTTTGATGCTTATTGAATTCTGCGTGTCCCTAAGGAAATAGCCACCGCGAAACCGAGATTCACAATATACAGGATATAAATAGGTGATGAAGGTTCCATGTCGTTGAAAGCAATCTTGGCGATGAAGCGATCGACAGTTCACGGTAAACGTATAGCCTAAGAAAGTTCTGGCCATGGGAGCTGACGTTTCACGACTCCAGATTGATCCTGAGAGCTTCACAGTGAGATAGGCGAGCCTAAAAACCTGAAAATCCGTGAGTATAAGGCGGACAATGCAAAATTCCACAAACGGTGCAAAACAGTGACGCTGCCTGTGGTGGTTTAGTCCAAGGCGGGACTCCACGGTCAGTTATGTGTCTCGGGAGTCGAAGATACATATCAAACGCCGTTGCAAGCTGGTATGGGCATTTGAGCTGTACAGTCAAAGCCAAGCACGGGGTGTGACAAGTCGGCCGGTTATCTTCCGGAGTAAAGTTCGATCTCCGTCACCCGATCGGTAGATTTGAGGCCCAAAACaatgcggatttgagggcaaaAATCGGGCAAAAAAGCAATTACCTATATTGTGACTAATTACCAGCTCTTTGTGGGACACTCAGAGTGCCATTTTAAACAGCGGGCCTCTTCGACTGATGAATCTGATATGACACCGTTACAGTGACAAAGATATCTGTTCCGTTCAGTGATTCTACTCCGAAGTACGCCATATAGAATTGCGATCCTGTATAGTGCAGTGGACGATAAATAGGTAGTTCAAAAGACCGCTTATGACAGGGGCGTGTGATGGCGTGCGAATTTGTCTGATCAACACCCGATAGAGACTCACAGTGGCAAATCTTTAACAGTGCCTGTTACGATTACCACCCATGTCCCTGGACACCAATATTGTGAATCTGCCCCTTGAGCTTGTGGATGAAATTATCTGTATGGCAGTACAAAACTTTGGACCAAAGACACACTCGGCTATTGCGCTCACATCTCACCTCACCGAGGTCGTATGCGCACAAACAAGACGCGTTATTCCACAGTAAATTTCGGAAGATACACTATGTCCTACTCAGAGAGCGACGAGAGCGACACGGTGCCGAATTCCCTCAACAAGCGAGTATCGTCCTTTGCGGATTTGATTCGAGCTGGAGATGGAATACATAGTGTACGAGGGATTTGCGGGTTTATTCGGTCCGTCGTGTTGAGGATCAACGATTTGATGACAAGATATAGTCTAGGGTTTGATTGGATCTTCAGGGATGCTGACTTCCAGTTTATCCTGCAAAATATTTTTCGGATGTCGTCAGAGAATCCGACTTTTGATCTGGCAAACACTCCCCGTGTCGAATATTTGTTTACTTTGGGCTTGCGGCGTACGTGGACGCCTTCCGATATGGTGTTTAAATCACTTAAAAATTTTATAAACTCCTCGAAGCTTGACCATCTATCACTATATAATGTTCAAGGGTTGCAGAAGGGAATCCTTTCGCAAAGCAATGTCAAACACATTGTTCTATACCAGGCAAGGGCAGCATCAATAGATTCGAGTATAGTTGAAGATTTGGATAGCATCACCAATTCAGAGGGGGAAGAAAAACGGCTCAGAATATGTCCGTTGGAGTCTCTTGAAACCGACATGAATATGACGCTAGCTGAACaggtttctcttttccaCTCGCGCCCACACACCTCTAGTGTTGGACACCATCTACCAGGCGAAGCTATCTTTCCGTATCTTACCAAGTTGAGGCTGCATTGTAAGCGGATCCATACTAGCGAATTCAACATAGCAGCCAACGAGATACTTTTGAATGCACCTGCCCTGGAAGATCTGTTTATATACAACGGGGATAAACTTCGTGAGTGTGTTGTCAAAGAGGGAGACTCTATATCTGATTTC
This Psilocybe cubensis strain MGC-MH-2018 chromosome 3, whole genome shotgun sequence DNA region includes the following protein-coding sequences:
- a CDS encoding putative FAD-linked oxidoreductase (putative FAD-linked oxidoreductase ARB_02372); this encodes MKLLAFNLLLLFRLGAAGSTSSQTLDRVCKTIAQSLSTTDSVFYPGDPEYDSGIAHWATSSTQLSKCVVEPTNPTDVGKILVILGKTRTPFAIKSGGHATNKGFSSTTGVHISLTRFKGITYNATSATVDVGPGLVWDDVYAALEPFGVSALGARVTGIGIGGFLLGGGYSWQSNEHGLAIDNIIAFELVKPDGRVAIVTKASDPKLFFGLKGGMNNFGIVTKFTLKTFPQGQVWGGFVANLEASVPDLEAAIVNFQATVTDPKASIVMAWNYLPSLQQIAVSQLLFYNGPTPPPGMFDAFLRPPVFESDISTRSFLSLIQASPTDASGGVRTFFNGFPVLNLTANLSHVLVNETKFWGPVLASKSAITISYSMEMFQPSIYSHNPDPTAYPPSRKLFSQPFEMAYAWNSSDFDADMHAAAIASAAHIQQAAIAEGQIQVVNAPIYPNYGLAGTPIEKIYGRNVPALRALKNRVDPHDVMGLAGGWKF